In Grus americana isolate bGruAme1 chromosome 26, bGruAme1.mat, whole genome shotgun sequence, a single window of DNA contains:
- the MOB1A gene encoding MOB kinase activator 1A, which yields MSFLFGSRSSKTFKPKKNIPEGSHQYELLKHAEATLGSGNLRQAVMLPEGEDLNEWIAVNTVDFFNQINMLYGTITEFCTEVSCPVMSAGPRYEYHWADGTNIKKPIKCSAPKYIDYLMTWVQDQLDDETLFPSKIGVPFPKNFMSVAKTILKRLFRVYAHIYHQHFDSVMRLQEEAHLNTSFKHFIFFVQEFNLIDRRELAPLQELIEKLGSKDR from the exons ATGAGCTTCCTCTT TGGAAGTCGATCGTCGAAAACATTCAAACCCAAGAAGAACATTCCCGAAGGCTCCCATCAGTATGAACTCTTGAAACATGCGGAAGCGACTCTGGGGAGCGGTAACCTTAGACAAGCGGTTATGTTGCCGGAGGGAGAGGACCTTAACGAGTGGATCGCAGTTAACA CGGTGGATTTCTTCAACCAAATCAACATGCTGTATGGGACCATTACGGAGTTCTGCACAGAAGTGAGCTGTCCGGTCATGTCAGCAGGACCAAG gTACGAGTACCACTGGGCAGATGGCACCAACATAAAGAAGCCGATCAAGTGCTCTGCTCCAAAGTACATCGACTACTTGATGACATGGGTGCAGGACCAGCTGGATGACGAAACGCTCTTCCCTTCAAAGATCG GCGTCCCTTTTCCCAAGAACTTCATGTCAGTGGCCAAGACGATCCTGAAGCGGCTGTTCCGTGTGTATGCCCACATCTACCACCAGCACTTCGACTCTGTCATgcggctgcaggaggaggcCCACCTCAACACCTCCTTCAAGCACTTTATCTTCTTCGTGCAG gAATTCAACTTGATTGACCGGCGGGAGTTGGCTCCTCTGCAGGAACTGATTGAGAAGCTGGGCTCCAAGGACAGATAA